The Desulfobaculum xiamenense DNA window AGGATCAACATCGGCTCGGACTACTGGCGTTCCGTCCTCGAATCGACGGGCCAATTCCTCTACATGTCCTCGTGCTTCGGCTAACATGAACACGCCCGCGTTCTCCGCCATGCGTCCGGGCGGAGAACGCGGACCGCGCCATCGCCGGACGCCCCACCCGAACCGCGAGTCCGCCCCATGCAACGGCTCTGCCTGCTTCTGTGCGCCACACTTCTCATGTGCGCGACATGCGCCGCCACGCTGCATGCTGAATCCAGCGAGGAGCGCGTCACCCTGCGCTTCACCGGCCGGGACATGCCCATCCCGGAGCTGGCCGTTCTGGACGGCGTACCACCCCGCATCGTCATCGACGCCCTCGGCGTGACGCAATGGTCCGGCCCGGCCGAACGCCAGCTCGACGGCCTGCACCTCACGCGCATCACGAGCGTCTTCCGCAAGGCGGCTGGCCACGTGCAGATACGCATAGAACTTCGCGAAGCGCCCTCCCGCTATCTCGTATCGACGGAATACGAATTTTCCGGCGACACGCTGCTCTACACGGTCACCATCGCCAGACGCCCCGCCCGAGCGCAGCAATGATCATGCACTGAATCATTTGTTTTTATTGAAAAAATCATTGCAAGCCCCCCTCGCCTTCACCTAGTATCTCCATACTCGACGACAGCACGAATTCGCGACGCTTCACTCTGCCGGAGGTGTGACCATGGAAGACCTCATCTTCGAACCTCTACGCGCCGTTCTCTGTCTCTGCATTCTCATCATGTTCGCGCGGGCGAGTAGAAATCCCCATCTCGCGGGGCTCAAGGGCTGGCGCTTCGTCCTTTCCGGGACTGCGCTGCTGACCTTCGGCTCGTTCATGGACATAACGGACCACTTCCCCCGCCTTTACGACAGCCTCACCATCAACGGAATCCGATACGCAGAAGTACTTGAGGAGTTCGTCGGATATCTCGTGGGATGCGTTCTACTGGCCCTCGGATTCCTGAAATTGCTCCCCGCCATGGAGGACAGCTTCCGGCTGGCGCAGGAGCAGTCCCTGCTGCGCGAGCGTTTCCGATCCATCACCGAAGTCGCGTCCGACTACTCCTTCATCTGCAATGTCCAGCCGGACGGCAGCATCGTCCCCGAGTGGTTCTCACCCTCCTTCGCAGAACTGTGCGGACACACGCCGGATCAGCCCCAAGGCATTGGCCTGTTCACGGAGATGCTCCACCCAGACGACCGTTTCTCCATGGCCGAATGGATGGACGATATGCTGGCGGGCAGAAAATCCGAATGCGAGTGCAGAATCGTCACGCCCGACGGCCAGATCAAATGGCTACGCCAGCGGTCCACCCCGCAGCGCAGAAATCCCGACGGCCCCACCACGCGCATCGTCGGCGCGGTGAACGACATCACCGCCCAGAAGACGGCCGAGGAAGCCATGCTCCGCTCGCTGGCCGAAAACCGTCTACTGCTTCAGGAGGTCCACCACCGGGTCAAAAACAATCTCCAGATCATATGCAGCCTACTCGACGTGGCGCATACCCGCATCCGCGACCCGGAAGTTCTCTCCGTGTGCGGCGACATTCAGACCAAGGTGCAAAGCATGGCGCTGGTCCATTCGCAGCTCTACGAGGCGGACCGCATGGACAGCATCGACATCGCCACCTACAGCCGAAAGCTCTTCGAGCGCGTCGCCGCGATGTACGACTCGCGCCGCATCACCCCGACTTTCGACGCCCGGCCGGTCTTCCTGCCACTCGACAAGGCCATCCCCTTCGGTCTCGCACTCAACGAACTGCTGACCAACACCTTCCGCCACGCCTTCAACGGCTCGGACGACAACCGCCTGACCCTGCGCATCCGCCACGAGAATGGCACCGTCATCGTGGATTACTCCGACAACGGGCACGGCCTGCCACCGGAAGTCGACACGGACATGCCGAAGACCATGGGGCTTCGCCTTCTCCACGGACTGGTCCTGTCGCATCTTGGCGGCACGCTCTCCTGCGCGGCAAATGGCGACACACGATTCCATATCGAATTCCCGCACGAAAATTCATCCATGACGACAGACGGTTGCATGCGGGATTGACAGAAACCGCCGCTTGCTTATTCTCTGTGCATGCTCACGAAACACATCGCGAGGGCCGCAACGGCCCTGATCGCGTTCCTTGTCGTCCTCCTGTATCCCGACAGACAGGCTCTGGCATGGGGTCCGGGCGTCCACATGGCCATCGGCGAATACGTCCTCGGCAATCTCGGACTGCTGACCCCCGTGATGGCGGAAGTCCTCCGCTCCAACGGGAGCGCGTTTCTCTACGGTTGCCTGAGCGCGGACATCTTCCTCGGCAAGGGGTCCACCGTGCATCCCACCCACAGCCACAACTGGCTGGTGGGGCAGAAGCTCCTGACCACTGCGGCCTCGCCGCGCGCCCGCGCCCACGCGCTGGGCTATCTGAGCCACCTCGCCGCGGATACCGTGGCCCACAACTACTACGTCCCGAACATGCTGTCGGCCATGCCCATGGCCGGACGTATCAGCCATGTCTATACGGAAATGCTGGCCGACTCCCTCGTGCAGTGGGACAGGCGCAAGGCACGCAGACTGCTGCGGCAGGAGCATGCCGAAGCGGACAGCGCCCTACTGGCCGCCATGCGCCGCAAGGCACTCCCCTTCGTCATCAAGAAGCGCCTCGTCCACGATAGTCTCGGTCTGACGGGCTACAAGGGA harbors:
- a CDS encoding sensor histidine kinase, which produces MEDLIFEPLRAVLCLCILIMFARASRNPHLAGLKGWRFVLSGTALLTFGSFMDITDHFPRLYDSLTINGIRYAEVLEEFVGYLVGCVLLALGFLKLLPAMEDSFRLAQEQSLLRERFRSITEVASDYSFICNVQPDGSIVPEWFSPSFAELCGHTPDQPQGIGLFTEMLHPDDRFSMAEWMDDMLAGRKSECECRIVTPDGQIKWLRQRSTPQRRNPDGPTTRIVGAVNDITAQKTAEEAMLRSLAENRLLLQEVHHRVKNNLQIICSLLDVAHTRIRDPEVLSVCGDIQTKVQSMALVHSQLYEADRMDSIDIATYSRKLFERVAAMYDSRRITPTFDARPVFLPLDKAIPFGLALNELLTNTFRHAFNGSDDNRLTLRIRHENGTVIVDYSDNGHGLPPEVDTDMPKTMGLRLLHGLVLSHLGGTLSCAANGDTRFHIEFPHENSSMTTDGCMRD
- a CDS encoding zinc dependent phospholipase C family protein, which produces MLTKHIARAATALIAFLVVLLYPDRQALAWGPGVHMAIGEYVLGNLGLLTPVMAEVLRSNGSAFLYGCLSADIFLGKGSTVHPTHSHNWLVGQKLLTTAASPRARAHALGYLSHLAADTVAHNYYVPNMLSAMPMAGRISHVYTEMLADSLVQWDRRKARRLLRQEHAEADSALLAAMRRKALPFVIKKRLVHDSLGLTGYKGLGLSMNIARRHFAPRGVEAYVLDMLELSFGVVVDFLRHPDTTPSRSLDPVGTRHLWSVRQILHQRVQRKVRLGRRTLGTLFPVETHLAAVPRPIRLTLGHAPMLSPTPRWGIRPTGTDG